Sequence from the Camarhynchus parvulus chromosome 1, STF_HiC, whole genome shotgun sequence genome:
ATATTTTCCCACCACAAAGGAACTCTATTCTACTTTAAAGTACTATATAGGGTCTAGCAGTTTAAAGCAGCAAAGTGAGTAATTTGAATTTATAGCATTAGTCCTCTGTAAGTCTGTTTGAGAACTAAACCCATCAACATTTGAGCTACGAGTGCAGTTTACTACTATGCAGCCCATTTAACAATGCAAGATATGTTTGAATGCTCAACTTCCAGATTTTAGTGACCCTTCCTCATAGAGCCAGTTAAATCTTGCTGTAACCACCAATCTCAGCTTCTTTGAAGCAGATATTTGGATGAGTTTTCCTCTAGGTAAGTTCTTCAAGAAGCTCAAGAGATGCTTTACTTCATTGCTATGTGTCACATCCTAAGTGATTCACTAAGAAAGTTACAAGCTGACCACTGGTATACTCATCAATGTAGACACTCCACGATAAGTGGACACATCTTAAGATTCCATAGGTGATGAATGATTAAGGCTCTGTCTGTAACCTTATTTGTTGCTCTTTAATTTGACACATTCTGGATGGAAGAACTGAGGCTAAAAATGCACCCCATTATCATTTAGAAAATGCAGAGTTTCAATATAGTAAGAAGCATTACAAAAGAAAGCTGCTGAATCCTTAACGTAATTTGCATTTGCAAAGCAAGCTTATCCTGAAAAAGTCTGAACTTTCATGCAGATTGATACTCCAAGatccattttttcccaacaaATTCATGAAAAAAACTGCAAACATGCATACACCTCAGTTTAATAGAAAAGTAATGGTATAagctttgaaaaagaaataaaaaacactcaaaaattTCAATGAATACATACTGTCAGAAACAAATCCAATACATACAAACAAGAAgccaaatacaaaaaaaaatccaagtttgGTTACACAGAGAATTacatgacattaaaaaaaaaatcttacaaatttaaaatttcatggaTCAGTGAAGGAGAAATTCCTTAAAGCTACAAGGGTGTTTCAGCCTCTATCCCCACCAACCTCAACAGGCCGGGACAAGTGCAATaccacagacacacacagcatTGCAACTGATCCCAACCTGTGTAGAAAGGGGTATAATTTTTCCACACTCACTGACTGACTTGTCACTGCCACAGTCAGTTTTGCATGGATTTGCACAGCAGAGTATCATACAGCTGGATGCAAACCTGCAAAACTAACCAGAGAACAGTGTtcaataaacaataaataaattttaagacaTTCTTATTGCGTAGTTCTACAGCTAGCAGTACTTTAAGTGCTTATAATGCAGTAGATTAGTGAACACTACCTGCACTATAAGCACTTTAGTGCTACAAGAGCTGTCATTCACTAGACTGCTGTTAAAATAAAGAAGGCCACAAAATATCCCATAACCAGCAGAAAGCATTCAAAGTCCTTGATGTAGATTATAACAGGCCACCATCAGCTTTGCATAGATTTGCACAACCACTCTCTTCTTGTAGTGCAACTATGCAAAACTAACAGAagtctgcaaagcagaaaactaCTGGAACATCTACAGTCTCAACCTGAGTGACTGGATGAAGACATAACTTCTTATGCCAGAAGGAGCACTTAGGGCAGTAGATGCTAATCTACTTCACTATCTGCACTAGATGCACCTTAGTACAAAAAGCACTTGACACCACCACACTGTACCTTTCCATTCTCTGAAGTCCTGCAAGATCTCCTGAGGCAGTTGTCAACATAATGCTACAAGTGCCTTCACTGCAGTAGGTTCTATATATCACTACCTGCACTGTAAGCACTTTGACATTACTCTGACGCAAACAGCGTTTTTTTAGTAATCCAAGATATGCTGTCTACCTTGTAcctgctgaaagaaaagaacaaagtgAGTATTTGATCAGGTTTCAAATTACATGCTTTGGAACAAATATTCACATTTCTGGGCTAAAGATCTCCTTCAGAGTAAACTGAAGCAACCATCAGTCTCAATCCAGGACACTCCTATGCAACACTAAGCAGTATCAAAATCAATTCTGATTCACAGTAGAAGACCcaaatgtgaaaattaaataaatgcttctCCCACACTATTTTCAGAATTCCACAACAACTTGAAGAGTTAAAAATACCTGACTTCTCAAAGCAAACCTGAATTTGGTGAAGAGCTCCCACCAAATcttcaatttaaaaagtttaCAACCAAATTccagaaaaccaggaatttaaaaattaaggtCAACATATCCTACCACTGGCTTTCTAATGTCCAGAAACCACCTTATGACGTAGCAGGTATCTTTCTAAGTTTTCCAATTACTCATTTTGCTGTCCAGTTAAGAATATTTGCTGCTACTGCCACAGACACCCTGTCTCAAATTACAAATTCTACCATGGCATTTAGGTTAGTGTACCTAGCAACAAAAAGCAAGTTCTAATGATACCTGTAAAATATACTACCACAACCAAATTACACCTCATTACAGACCTGAGGTTCAGCAATGCAGGACAGCACCATATTCgaaatttgaaaatgtatttgattCCTTCTCTAACAGGAAGATAGACCTGAAGGAACACATAATGTCTCCCTTACGTGATACTTACAGCCAATTTAACAATACTTTAAAACTACAATAAAACTAGTTTCTATTAGACTAACTAAAAAAAAGGttcagtaaaaaaacaaaaatctaagATAtcaaatttaacatttttataactTCCTCACTGTCAAACTGCTTTAGTCAATCAAATGGTTGCTTGGGAAACTTACATTAGTCTCCTCTAAATGAGTGAAATTGTGGACTGCTACACATGCATCCAATCCCAAGGAACTCTTTGGAATTTAGTGGTCCTAACTGTAATCTAAGCCAGAGCCGCAAAAGAACTGCTTCTGTCcccatatttaaaaaaaaaattattaaaaaataaaaacttaccATCATCCATTGAAACTAACTTCCTCTGCAAGCACACTGCTGCAACATCCACAGAAAGCTTCATTACGTCCAGCTGCACGTGGGGACACTGCGAAAAAAACCACCGAGTTacttgcattttgtttctgaggaatGAACAAAGTCACCGGGGAACTTCCCAAACCCAACGTTCCCCATCCCCACTCCACCCTTCCCGGGAGGGCGCGAAACGCTCCGTACCCCTTCTGGCGGCCATGAACCGCCTCGTGCGACACACCGCACGCGGGCTCACACTTTCTTCCCGGTAAGCGGATTCCCTGTGCGCCTAGGCGGGATCCCTCCCGTGCTGCCGAGTGTGTGCCGTGGGCctggccgggccggggccgggcccgctCCCCGCACCGCGCAGCACGTGCTCGCCGAGGACACAGAGccggccgccagggggcgccgcCGCCGGCAGCGCGGAGGTCACAGCCCGGCTACGGCGTGACGCCCCCCCGCGCGcccgcccgggccccgccgagccccgcagCCCGGGCGGACGCGAAAGGGTCGGGCCCGCCCGCGCCCGGGGGCCACCCGGGCCGGGAAGGGACCGCGGCGGGGGGAGGGGAAGCGACTCCCCGGGCCGCTGCTGCCCACACGCGGCTCCGGGCCTAACAGGGAACAATCGGCCTCAGCACGCAGCCGCCGCCATGTCCCCCGcctcctcccccttcccagCAACATGGCGCCGCCGAGGGCCCGCagctgccgccgccgcgccgATTTCGTAATGAAGCTCGCGGCTCCcgagcggcggcgcggggcgcgcCCGCTGTCCCCCGTCCGCCTGCCCGGGAGAAGCGGGAGGTCCCGCACCTCGGCGGAGAACTGTGtgtgggggggggaggggggaagagacgggcccgccgcccccgcccctccTGCGAACAAAAGCCCATGCGGAGGGGCCCGGGACGCGCTCGGAGCCCGCAGCGCTGCCCCCTCCCCGGGGccccgcgccccctcccccGGGGGGCGACGGAGCACAAAAGGGCCTCCGCCGGGAACTCCCCGAGAGCCCCCCCCCACGACCCGCGCCCTCCCCCCTCCGTtcctccccgcccgccgcctcTTTTACCGCCGCTGCCGTTCCCGAGCTGGGCGTGGGCGGCGAGCGgagcccccgcgccgccgccgcggcctcTGCCCCACGTGCGGCTTTGTTCTGGCGCCGCCAGCTCCCCCCCGCAGCCGCGCCGGGCACGGCTCAAACTTTCCCGGACGGGCCTTCCCCCCGCGGGCCGCGGGGGCAGAACCCCCGCCCGCGCCCACCCCCGGCCGCCGCTGCCATTGTGCCGCGCACgccgccctgccctgcccgtcCCGGGGGCTCGGCCGCTCCCCGCGCCACCCTGGCCCGGCGAGGCGCCCCGGGTCCGGAGCGCGGCGGGAGGAGGGGGGCGGGCGGGAAGGGGGCGGCGGGACTCACTGCAGCGGCGAGCGGCGCGCACGCTTTTTCAAATCTCcctcattccagcccctcccGCCCCGTGTGCGAGCTCGGGAGGCGCCGCGCCATGCGCCCTTCTCCTGGCTCCCCCGCCGCCCACCCACACCCCCCCCCTACCGCCCCGGCCACTCGCAGCGGCCCCACCAGCCACCGTCGCCGCCGCCTCCGAGCTGCCcgcccgcctcccgccgccgcgcTGCCTTCCCGGGCTCGCCCCCCGCGccgggcggccgccgccgccgcctcacAACAGGTTTCCTGTCACCGACACGCGCGCGGCAGCGACACTCACCAGCCAGCGGCCGCCGCCACcatctttcctcctccttctctcgCGGCCCCAGCGCGGCGTGGCCGGCCCGGTCGAGGGGAGCCGCTCCGCGCCGCTCCCCGGCGGGGCGGatgaggggagggggggagaggccgggggggggggggagggaagtGGCGCGAAGGCAGGTCCCGGCGGTAGCAGCGGCCGGGCTCGGGGACCATGTGGGTGAATGAAGGGCGGCGGCTCCCGCCTCAACGTAAATATCCACAAGCCCCGCTCCGCCCTCATTAGAATAGAAAACAAAGTGCTTCCGAGCGCCGCGCCGCCCAATCGCCGGCCGcggcccccgcccccgcccgccgccgcctgcTGCGATTCATCCACGCACCAGGCATGCACCGAGctcgccgcccgcccggccTGCCCCGCGCTGCACGGGcaccgccgctgccgccgcaAACTTTGTCTCCGCGGTTCCGCTggggccgggccgcggcggGGGAGCGGGGTGCCCGCCCCACCGCACCGCACCGCGCAGAGCTCCCGCCGGCGGATGGCGGTGCCGCGCGCATCCTGCCTGCGCAGGcggtggggaaggggagggaaggagggagggaggaaggctcGGGGTGGGAGATGCACATGGTGGCCCCGCGGTCACGGGAGGACCGGGGAGGCCCGGCTGTGgggggcgggcagggctgggcccgcccgccgccgccccgcgaAGTTGCGCGCGGTTGGGAGCGCCGCGCCCGTCCCGCCCCGGCCGCGTCCCCGGCCCCACGCGGAGCTGCGGGAGCAAGGGGGTGGTGCCGCATGTGGCTGCACTTGTCCGGAGGAAACTCCTGCGCTTGGATCTGGCAGAAAGGCAGGATAGGAAACCCAAGTCGGGAGGGTGCGAGTGGGAGAGATGTGGGAAGGcgagcagcatcagcagcatgCCCAGCCGGCGGTCTCGGATGGGGGTCCTGCTCAGACGGAGCCAGGTGCGAATCCCGGAGGTTGCGCTGGGCTCTGGCCGGTGTCACCCGCCGTCTTGGGCAGGCGCTCTGCGGGCGAGCCCCGGGAGCTGAGTCCCGCTCGGAGCCACCGTCGGCTGCGGCTGCCCCGAGGGCCCGTGGAGACCCGGGGCCGGCGGAGGTGCCAGGACCTGTGGGGACGGATGGGTGTTCATTGTCATAAAGCTGCCTAGATGAGGGGGCAAAGTGCTTAAGTGAAGTGTGTGACTAGGTTTTCCTGTAGACCTcggtttgtttttttgttgtgttttttcttgAGTCTTCGCCTCAGTTTGCTGGATTGTGATAGGAAATGATAGTTGGAGATCAACATACGTTTCCATCACATAGATACTTTACAGACTAGATCAAGCctatattttaaaaggtgaaaGTGCCTTTAGTTACTgttattatattacattattttgCACAACAGTGATATTTTACAGATCAGCATTTACAGATCTACAGTTCTTGGCATCattataaacagaaaaatcactttgcCTTCTGAATACAACACCAGAAAATCCATAGCCTGAATTTGCCATTTCTAACGCACTTTGAGGGCTTGTTTGATTTCATATTATGTTTTTGTCCAGTGATTTCTGCAGACAGTaacatatttgtttttataaattaatcTAGTAACCTTTCTCACATAGCAGAAAAAGTTTGCCTCTTCTCAGTTGGTCCTTATTTTGTAGCTTTTCAGACTAGGACACCAGTAGTTCCTATGCTCGTAAATACATTTCAATAAAGCTACAACAGTATCGCTTTGGCAACTTTGCTGTGTTTGAACCTTAGGAGTGTAATAAACCAGAGTtgtgtttggtgttttgttttagttcATATCTGATGTCAAATGTCACAGAAGTAGATTGTAAGTTTTTTCTCATCCACACCTTGtagttttggtttgattttgtttctcataaatatatatttactgatgtacacaaaaaatattttacaattctGTGTTTGATAAATGGCCTTTTCAGTACCATagctgatttttaaaaccaCAGTAATGGAAAATGCAATTGGTTTTACACTTTATTTTAGTAAAACTGAAGTTGTTCTTCCTTGCACCCAGTTCCTCTCTTGCACCTTTAGCCCTCTTTACCTTcccacacccccaaaaccatttctataattttgaattcttttttcctttttttttctctgtaatccTCTAACTTCTGGCAAAAAGGCCAGTAAGATAGTAAAAAGATAGTAAGatgcaaatagaaaaatatttttgtcttgctgCTTTGGATGATCTTCATACTTTGCCAGAGTTAGTGGCAATAGTTCCGCTATTTAACAGGTAAAGTTTCAACCCTTGTCTTACATCCAAAGATTCCAAATGGCTTTTGCAAAGCTGGGCAGGTATTCTCAGAATCTAGAGTAAATGAAGTGATAGGGAAAGTAACATCACAGCATACCAAACTTTCCACTGGCTGAAAGGAGCCAACAAAAGCATAAGTGAGGAAGAAGACTAGactgattcttttttcttttccagtgacTTTATTCAGAGAGGATACTGCATTCAGGACCTAAGTGTCTTGTGTTCTCCCCACACTCAGAAGAAGCAGGCTactgatgaagaaaaatgtattatttcacTGATTCAACTGGTTGGGCTCATAGAATCCAATCTGTCTGCTACTGAAACCAGTGGAATGGTCTTCATAAAGCTGTTGTGTGCACTTGTCATCCACAAGCACACGTCgctgttttgtgttttatgttTCATAGCTCTAGTGGTTTCTCCTACAGATAACTTCACTTAAATGTAACTTCACAGTAGAATCTACTAAACTGAGAACAGCTTTCCTAAAGAGGAAATTCTAAATGccctcaaaggaaaaaaaattaaaacagtaaaTACTGTTGTGTATCTTGAAAAAAACACTCAGATATTAAGGCCCTAAGGTTGCTGTCCTTTAACATGTATGAACTTATCTGTCCTTTATAAAACACTGCCcatcttattttcctttgctaCAGTAGGTGAGAATATCACATTGTAATATTTACCTTCACAATAGTGTAGCGCGGCAATTACTATTCCTGTGTAACAGATAATCTGATATAATAAGGTACAGAAATTAGCATATTCAAAGCCAAGACTGGCTCCTTAACAAAGGCCAGTTTGTTCTATTTAAATTGATAAAAAGAATAAGGAATAAATCGGTATCCTTTATACATCACTCAGGATCACAGGTAATGTGTATGTTATGCAGTACACACTACTAAGAAATCTTAGGAATTTGCTACTTTATCAAGCTAtctctaaaaagaaaagaaaaatcacctgaagaaaaaataaaactttcatcAGTCTGTTAAAAAAACAGCATTAACTAGTGAGATGTACAGTAGTGATGTCAGCTCCTTGTCCTCACGCTCTTCATTTCAGTGAGACTTATTAAAAAGAATTTGTAACATTCTTTTTGGTACTTTTAGGgtcttttatttctgaaaaaaaaggtgCTCTGGTTTGGTATTTTACTCCCAACTTTAaaaatttcccttaaaaaaaagtgttattaTTTCAAAGTACTGCAAACTGTTTATCTGTAACAGTGGTGACAGATTTAGTAGATTTCAgtcaaaaaggagaaaacaggacAAACAATTCCCcaatatgtttttatatttacttaGCACTGCTAATGCATGaaccagttaaaaaaaaataactcgtctaaagtaaaacattttggaattactgattttttcaCAGCTAATTCCTGCTATTCAAAAACAGTTTCAAAAACACAACATAAAAGTGCCCAAGCAACAAATATAATGGTGCAAGGAGGCTGTTTTTTAGGATTAGATTATCCTTTTCAGTcataccatttttaaaaaatcaaacctttAAAATTCCTGCTCATTTTAGCATACTCAAATACACATGAatcataatttcaaatatttatatttagaagAAGGCATGTACTCTGTAGGGAGGTGAGTTATAACAAGATACAGGAGTCCTCAGTCACAGGCAGTTAAACATCTATATCTGATTATTATTCTTGGGAGCATAGTACTGCTATCATTCAaccattaattttatttcccagtGTTTATGATGTTATCCTATCTGGAGATCAGTGTTTGCACAGACTCTAGCTATTCATTTCACTTGTAAAAATGTTCCCCATTATATGTTAGTTTCACTTGAGGTATGGAAGTTTCTAATCTGTGGATATTTTTCACCATCTGCAGAGTTGAAAATTTAAGAGCTGAAGCAGCATGAAAAGAAGAAACGTTTATAACTGGAGAGTGTTGCATTTGCAGCAGTGTTTCCCTTACCTCTGTCCTCTGCAATTCGTTTTGTGCTCTCTGAGGCTGGAGTGGCTGGGTACAGGCAGGAGGATCCTTAAATCTCTCTCTTTCAAGCTGGCCAAAAGCCTCTGCTGATGTGTTTTTTTACACAGACAAGTTTTGCTGCAAGATCTGCCTTAGGTTTCTTGAGAATGCTAATAAGAAACTGGAAATATTCCTCAATAGGATGTTGTGCTACTATGAAATAGTTTGGAGAGATGTTTCTCTTACTGTGATCCAGACTCAGCTACTGGAAGCAAATGTTGCTGGGGAGAGAAAGACTGAAGATAAGCTGCCTCATCTTCAAGTATTCTGTCCTCTGTCTCACAAGCTTA
This genomic interval carries:
- the LOC115908327 gene encoding protein enabled homolog, which gives rise to MRAERGLWIFTLRREPPPFIHPHGPRARPLLPPGPAFAPLPSPPPPASPPLPSSAPPGSGAERLPSTGPATPRWGRERRRRKDGGGGRWLCPHVQLDVMKLSVDVAAVCLQRKLVSMDDAGTR